A window of Thermococcus sp. MV5 contains these coding sequences:
- a CDS encoding DUF1850 domain-containing protein — translation MNLLRVFLFLLLFLVVLFIPVNTLVITEGNHSYVGFLGEKEIKISYTHSVQRSEIVEILKVNKSGIYVTEMRWKDFGAGLPEDVQYMENEYYVKKVNIFLGKNLDFWFIPLNQVKISVNEEVILAPAKETLVNFKVKKCPLMLTVIRRC, via the coding sequence GTGAATCTTTTGAGAGTCTTTCTTTTTTTGCTCCTTTTTCTTGTAGTGTTGTTCATTCCTGTTAATACTCTTGTAATAACCGAGGGTAACCATTCCTATGTTGGATTCCTCGGAGAAAAGGAAATAAAAATCTCATATACTCACAGCGTTCAAAGGAGTGAAATTGTCGAAATCCTTAAGGTGAACAAAAGTGGCATATACGTCACCGAAATGCGATGGAAAGACTTTGGAGCAGGTCTTCCTGAGGATGTTCAATATATGGAAAATGAATATTATGTGAAAAAAGTAAATATTTTCCTTGGAAAAAACCTTGACTTTTGGTTTATTCCACTAAATCAGGTCAAAATTAGCGTGAATGAAGAAGTTATATTGGCACCTGCCAAAGAAACTCTTGTGAACTTTAAGGTGAAAAAATGTCCACTTATGCTAACAGTGATAAGGAGGTGTTAG